The following are encoded in a window of Alphaproteobacteria bacterium genomic DNA:
- a CDS encoding RHS repeat-associated core domain-containing protein translates to MSAPRLIAALAAMLLPAAAWGQAAPSPFTNAQRYDAMGRVTGTIAADPDGAGTLHHAAVRNLYDGAGRLIRVETGELASWQSEAVTPASWSGFTVFRTLETSYDAMGRKTREQLREGAAGAVRTLTQYSYDVMGRLECTAVRMNPAAFAAPPASACTPGPAGPDGPDRISRAVYDAAGQRLQLREGVGTADEGAEATWDYNLNGQVTTVIDGNGNRAELRYDGYGRQDRWTFPSAIRAPAFDDATPASALASAGSVNAADYEAYGYDPNGNRTSLRKRDESSLTYHYDALNRMTLKVARAGLTAAQTRDVHYAYDLAGHQIAARFDSLAGPGIANSYDGFGRLASTTDDTNGTARTLAYRYDPNGGRTRITHPDGAWFSYERDGLGRPFYLASPDDSARYYSSYRPDGLPAGQSRGDGASTWTSRDGVGRLNGLGHYYGAGGAADVLWLYVHNAAGQIRSANRDNDLYAWTGHYAVARPYATDGLNRYTAAGGASFGYDANGNLSSDGGGTYVYDVENRLVGASNGATLSYDPLGRLSQVTSGAGTRRFLYDGDALVAEYDGTGAMAARYVHWEGADVPVFGYDGATLTIPRYFHPDHQGSIVAISNAAGAIQINRYDEYGIPAASNAGRFQYTGQIWLAELGLYYYKARVYSPTLGRFLQTDPIGYEGGINLYGYVENDPIDRADPSGKDWRDRLNQVMGAGEILLGIVVGGGGGGAAGAATVASDGIAAPLTIPAAEAAVNLGGVLIVDGARRLVGEPPQGTVLESRGRNHLGPDPNATGAHSTFRRGPDGRITNTATYRPNPRNPSGFQETRRVDVQGRAHRNSDGSTVPTPHVHEPNAPVRPARPDELPRQPR, encoded by the coding sequence CGACGCGATGGGCCGTGTCACCGGCACGATCGCCGCCGACCCGGACGGGGCCGGCACGCTCCACCATGCCGCCGTGCGCAACCTCTATGACGGCGCGGGCCGGCTGATCCGGGTCGAGACCGGCGAGCTCGCGAGCTGGCAGAGCGAGGCGGTGACGCCGGCGAGCTGGAGCGGCTTCACCGTCTTCCGCACGCTCGAGACCAGCTACGACGCGATGGGCCGCAAGACCCGCGAGCAGCTGCGCGAAGGCGCGGCCGGGGCGGTGCGGACGCTCACCCAGTACAGCTACGACGTCATGGGCCGGCTCGAATGCACGGCGGTGCGGATGAACCCGGCCGCGTTCGCCGCGCCGCCCGCCTCCGCCTGCACGCCCGGCCCGGCGGGCCCCGACGGCCCCGACCGGATCAGCCGCGCCGTCTACGACGCCGCCGGGCAGCGGCTGCAGTTGCGCGAAGGCGTCGGCACCGCCGACGAGGGCGCCGAAGCGACCTGGGACTATAACCTTAACGGCCAGGTCACGACGGTGATCGACGGCAACGGCAACCGGGCCGAGCTGCGCTACGACGGCTACGGGCGGCAGGACCGCTGGACCTTCCCCTCGGCGATCCGCGCGCCCGCGTTCGACGACGCCACGCCGGCCAGCGCGCTGGCGAGCGCCGGAAGCGTCAACGCCGCGGATTACGAGGCCTATGGCTACGACCCGAACGGCAACCGAACCAGCTTACGCAAGCGCGACGAATCGAGCCTCACCTACCATTATGATGCGCTCAATCGGATGACGCTGAAGGTCGCGCGCGCGGGGCTGACCGCAGCCCAGACCCGCGACGTCCATTATGCCTACGATCTCGCCGGCCATCAGATTGCGGCGCGGTTCGACAGCCTGGCGGGGCCGGGGATCGCCAACAGCTATGACGGCTTCGGCCGGCTGGCTTCGACCACCGACGACACGAACGGCACGGCGCGCACGCTCGCCTACCGCTACGACCCGAACGGCGGCCGCACCCGGATCACTCACCCGGACGGCGCCTGGTTCTCCTACGAGCGCGACGGGCTCGGCCGCCCGTTCTACCTCGCCTCGCCGGACGACAGCGCGCGCTATTACAGCTCGTACCGCCCCGACGGCCTGCCCGCGGGGCAGAGCCGCGGCGATGGCGCCTCGACCTGGACGTCGCGCGACGGCGTCGGGCGGCTGAACGGCCTCGGCCATTATTACGGCGCGGGCGGGGCCGCCGACGTGCTCTGGCTCTACGTCCACAATGCCGCCGGCCAGATCCGCTCGGCCAATCGCGACAACGACCTCTACGCCTGGACCGGCCATTATGCGGTGGCCCGGCCCTACGCCACCGACGGGCTCAACCGATATACGGCCGCGGGCGGCGCGAGCTTCGGCTACGACGCCAACGGCAATTTGAGCTCGGACGGGGGGGGGACCTACGTCTACGATGTCGAGAACCGGCTGGTCGGGGCCTCGAACGGCGCGACATTGAGCTACGACCCGCTTGGGCGCCTGTCGCAGGTGACGAGCGGCGCGGGGACCCGGCGGTTCCTCTACGACGGCGACGCCTTGGTCGCCGAATATGACGGCACGGGCGCGATGGCCGCCCGCTACGTCCACTGGGAGGGCGCCGACGTTCCGGTGTTCGGCTATGACGGCGCGACGCTCACCATCCCGCGCTACTTCCACCCCGACCACCAGGGCTCGATCGTCGCCATCTCGAACGCCGCGGGCGCGATCCAGATCAACCGCTACGACGAATACGGCATCCCCGCCGCCAGCAATGCCGGCCGGTTCCAGTATACCGGCCAGATCTGGCTCGCCGAGCTCGGCCTCTATTACTACAAGGCCAGGGTCTACTCGCCGACGCTCGGCCGCTTCCTGCAGACCGATCCGATCGGGTATGAGGGAGGCATCAATCTCTATGGATATGTGGAGAATGATCCGATCGACAGAGCAGACCCTTCCGGAAAAGACTGGCGGGATCGTCTGAATCAGGTGATGGGTGCCGGTGAAATTCTCTTGGGAATCGTCGTTGGCGGCGGCGGCGGCGGCGCTGCTGGAGCGGCGACCGTTGCCTCGGACGGGATAGCCGCTCCGCTGACAATTCCCGCGGCGGAGGCCGCGGTGAATCTCGGCGGAGTCCTTATCGTCGATGGAGCGCGCCGCCTTGTCGGCGAGCCGCCGCAAGGAACTGTATTGGAGAGTCGGGGGCGCAATCATCTAGGGCCGGACCCGAACGCTACCGGAGCCCACTCCACGTTTAGACGAGGACCGGATGGAAGAATCACCAATACCGCGACCTATCGGCCGAATCCCCGTAATCCGTCCGGCTTTCAGGAAACCCGGAGGGTTGACGTTCAAGGCAGGGCGCATCGCAATTCGGACGGTAGCACCGTGCCCACGCCGCATGTACACGAACCAAACGCGCCGGTTCGGCCCGCTCGACCGGACGAGCTCCCACGACAACCAAGGTAG